In Mercurialis annua linkage group LG6, ddMerAnnu1.2, whole genome shotgun sequence, the following are encoded in one genomic region:
- the LOC126687691 gene encoding uncharacterized protein LOC126687691, whose amino-acid sequence MEESSEFCLERYKSFRSKQCEYSGNARSSNFQSGNNYQPNQGNFNSNNYGSRPQNPPGFQSNRNQNEGSKLDKILEKFEKFEAEARQKDKNQAAAFHHLEVQISQLATYIQGRNQGGLPSTTETNPKEQVKAVELRIQKALNDPHGKKPIEVYDELNVDEAISSNTKESEEVIVEDATLEVRPPPPPPYVPKVPFPSRLRKTPDNHKFHKFLEIFKKLQINISLADALREMPQYAKFPKDIIMNKRSWEDKGSISLTKNCSSIILSDLPTKLKDPGSFTIPCTIGNLDDVSCLCDLGESINLRPLFLFRNLFGNQSVKQTSMVLQLADQSIKKPYGVVEDVLVKVDKFIFPVDFVILDYAVDKNCPMILRRPFMNTRRALIDVHAGNLTLRIDEDSLEFDMKRLMRNATKEEGWDKVTEQLTVPNSLHVSSEICKSEEGIESAQVLEVSFISEEPTEQDKGEDPKEDESTPDELIRNERVTPPSSVKTPKVELKLLPSHLSPSVVMHKIHLEDESKSSA is encoded by the exons ATGGAGGAGTCATCCGAATTTTGCTTGGAAAGATACAAATCATTCAGGTCCAAACAATGTGAATACTCAGGAAATGCAAGAAGTTCCAATTTTCAGTCAGGGAACAACTACCAACCTAATCAAGGTAATTTTAATTCTAACAATTATGGTAGTAGGCCGCAGAATCCTCCTGGATTTCAATCAAACAGGAATCAAAATGAGGGAAGTAAGCTCGATAAAATTTTGGAgaaatttgagaaatttgaaGCGGAAGCGcgacaaaaagataaaaatcaaGCAGCTGCCTTCCATCATCTCGAGGTACAAATTTCACAATTAGCAACCTATATTCAAGGTAGAAACCAGGGTGGTCTACCTTCCACTACAGAGACAAATCCCAAGGAGCAAGTTAAGGCTGTTGAGCTAAGGATCCAAAAGGCTCTTAATGATCCGCACGGAAAGAAGCCTATAGAAGTCTATGATGAGCTAAACGTTGACGAAGCGATTTCAAGCAATACAAAGGAAAGCGAGGAGGTAATAGTTGAGGATGCAACTCTTGAGGTAagaccaccaccaccacctccataTGTGCCTAAGGTACCGTTTCCAAGTCGGCTCAGAAAAACGCCAGACAaccataaatttcataaatttttggaAATATTCAAGAAGCTCCAAATAAATATAAGTCTAGCGGATGCTTTGCGAGAAATGCCTCAGTATGCAAAGTTTCCcaaagacataattatgaacaagcggaGTTGGGAAGATAAAGGCTCTATCTCATTGACTAAAAACTGTAGCTCAATCATTTTGAGTGATCTACCCACAAAACTGaaagatccagggagttttactATTCCTTGCACCATTGGAAATTTAGATGATGTGAGTTGTTTATGTGATTTGGGCGAAAGTATCAATTTAAGGCCTCTatttcttttcagaaatttgtttggtaatcaaTCAGTGAAACAAACTTCAATGGTTCTCCAACTGGCCGACCAGTCAATCAAGAAACCATATGGAGTGGTCGAAGATGTTCTAGTAAAAGTGGATAAGTTCATCTTTCCAGTAGACTTTGTCATTCTTGATTATGCAGTTGATAAGAACTGCCCCATGATTCTTCGGCGTCCTTTCATGAATACGAGAAGGGCGCTAATTGATGTTCATGCTGGAAATTTGACCTTGAGAATTGACGAAGATAGTCTGGAATTTGACATGAAAAGGTTGATGCGAAATGCTACCAAAGAGGAAGGAT GGGACAAGGTTACAGAACAACTGACAGTACCAAATTCCCTCCATGTCTCTTCTGAGATATGTAAATCTGAGGAGGGAATTGAATCTGCACAAGTATTAGAGGTATCTTTCATCTCTGAAGAACCAACTGAACAGGACAAGGGAGAAGACCCTAAAGAGGACGAATCTACACCCGACGAGTTAATCAGAAACGAGAGGGTAACACCACCATCTTCTGTTAAGACACCAAAAGTGGAGCTTAAGTTACTTCCATCTCATCTAAG CCCATCAGTGGTGATGCATAAAATTCATCTTGAGGATGAATCCAAGTCGTCAGCATAG
- the LOC126687692 gene encoding uncharacterized protein LOC126687692 translates to MIARHKELREKIRQLTSLYDITSAECIYEDQDQDPTGSLRIGDIRLATGKLEDDPAQVQDDLLEINLGTEESPKPIYINAGLDEGFREQLIALLIEFRDCFSWSYEEMPGLDPDIAEHKLPLKSGFRPFRQPPQRMSTEVDTLIQDEIKRLEDAKFIREAQYTEWLSNIVPVMKKNGKLRVCVDFWNLNLATPKDEYPMPVADMLIDRAAGHTILSFLDAHSGYNQVPISKEDISKTAFRCPGPIGSYEWVVMPFGLKNAGATYQRAMNKMFRGLDCLEVYIDDVVIKSNTSEVHLADLRQGFERIRCNGWSVLLRGKETDEWIWTDEQQRVFDDLKDYLAKPPVMTPPKPNKPLLLYLSAAHESLGCMLAQEDDGIERAVYYLSRGLTDTEIRYTDIEKMCLCLYFTCCKLRYYMLSVVVYVLSQTDIIKYILSKPYLRNRIGKWAIAMSEFTLVYVPQRAVKGQVLADFLADHPGITLKEEAVTFFEIAVWEMWFDGSRTSQGAGAGAEYEALIFGFEILAELGARAISVKGDSLLVIKQVTGEFKCESELLVRYCNKAKHLIEGFQDTRIEYTERADNGVANDLAQHGSGYKVNREFDAIERETPNLHTGGITIDERQFSVYQLDVTQDWRDELLKWFEKPDATNRRLRTLALNYVVLAGELYKKGFEGLLFRCIGPQEAMLAMAEVHEGIAGAHQAGPRMRWLIHKYGFYWPKMEQDCIRYAKGCEACQKFGPIQHVPAEDLHSIIKPWPLRGWAVDLIGKVYPGSSDGHTFVIIATCYFTKWVEAKPLKSPTQEAVIKFLKEYIVHRHGLPESITTDQGTMFTGSDISWWASQMGIKMLHSTPYYAQANGQAEATNKAIKLIVQKMIEENPRQWHVFLSEAVWANRTSQKSATGTSPFRLVYGYDAMFPMELTVTSTRRRYQSELSKEDYFDKMVIGSLDLDDERLTALDHLEAQKRRVERAYNKRVKRKTFSVGDIVWKAVLPIGHKDTRLGKWSSNWEGPFIVVNKLTGGAYLLADIDGEEHDRAINGQFLKKYVPSCWEGVDRRLFGADEE, encoded by the exons atgaTAGCACGACATAAAGAATTGAGGGAGAAAATTAGACAGCTAACCTCGCTGTATGATATTAcatcggccgaatgcatctaTGAGGACCAGGATCAGGACCCAACAGGATCGCTGCGGATCGGAGACATACGATTGGCAACCGGGAAGTTAGAAGACGATCCCGCCCAAGTACAGGACGACCTCCTCGAGATCAATCTGGGGACAGAGGAATCGCCTAAGCCTATATATATCAACGCAGGACTGGACGAGGGATTCAGAGAACAACTGATCGCCCTACTCATCGAGTTCCGCGACTGTTTTTCCTGGTCGTACGAGGAAATGCCGGGCCTTGATCCTGATATCGCCGAACATAAGCTTCCATTAAAGAGTGGGtttcggccatttcggcaaCCTCCCCAGCGAATGTCCACGGAAGTGGATACTCTCATACAGGATGAGATTAAGCGGCTGGAAGATGCCAAGTTTATTCGGGAAGCCCAatacaccgaatggctctctaacatcgtgccagtgatgaagaaaaacgggAAGCTACGAGTATGCGTAGATTTTTGGAACCTCAACCTGGCTACACCTAAGGACGAGTACCCGATGCCTGTGGCCGATATGCTGATAGACAGGGCAGCAGGAcacacgatactcagtttcctcgaTGCCCACTCCGGATACAACCAAGTTCCAATCAGCAAGGAggacatctccaaaacggctTTTAGATGCCCCGGGCCGATCGGATCGTACGAATGGGTAGTGATGCCTTTCGGCTTAAAAAACGCGGGGGCAACATACCAGAGGGCTATGAACAAAATGTTCAGAGGCCTTGACTGCCTTGAGGTCTACATCGACGATGTCGTGATCAAGTCAAATACCAGCGAAGTTCATCTGGCCGACCTCCGGCAAGGTTTCGAGCGTATACGATGTAATGG ctggagtgttttgctAAGGGGAAAAGAGACCGATGAGTGGATATGGACGGACGAGCAACAGAGGGTGTTCGACGATTTGAAAGATTACTTGGCAAAACCTCCGGTTATGACCCCTCCAAAGCCGAATAAGCCGTTGTTGCTATACCTATCGGCTGCACACGAATCCCTaggatgtatgctcgcccaagaggacgatGGGATCGAGAGAGCAGTCTACTATTTGAGCCGAGGACTAACGGACACAGAGATTCGttataccgacatagaaaaaatgtgtctatgTCTGTACTTCACGTGCTGTAAGCTGCGATACTATATGTTGTCGGTCGTAGTATATGTTTTGtcccagaccgatatcattaagtatatctTATCAAAACCATACTTAAGGAATCGGATTGGGAAATGGGCGATTGCAATGTCCGAATTCACATTAGTGTATGTCCCCcaaagagcagtaaaaggacaagtGTTGGCAGACTTCTTGGCCGACCACCCTGGTATTACCCTCAAGGAAGAAGCAGTCACGTTCTTCGAAATCGCCGTGTGGGAGATGTGGTTCGACGGATCCAGGacaagccagggggcaggcgcggga gcagaatatgaggccctcatATTCGGTTTTGAGATTTTAGCCGAGCTAGGGGCGAGGGCGATCAGTGTAAAAGGAGATTCTTTGCTAGTCATTAAACAAGTGACAGGAGAATTCAAATGTGAGTCCGAGCTGTTGGTGAggtattgcaacaaggcgaaacaCCTGATCGAAGGCTTTCAGGATACGAGGATAGAATACACAGAGAGGGCCGATAACGGCGTTGCAAACGACCTAGCTCAGCACGGTAGTGGTTACAAGGTAAACCGAGAGTTCGACGCTATAGAGAGGGAAACACCGAACCTCCACACCGGGGGCATCACAATCGACGAAAGACAATTCTCGGTTTACCAGCTGGACgtcacccaagattggagggaCGAGCTCCTGAAGTGGTTCGAAAAACCAGACGCCACGAATAGGAGATTGAGGACTTTAGCCCTTAATTACGTGGTCTTAGCCGGCGAATTATATAAGAAGGGCTTTGAAGGGCTACTCTTCAGATGCATCGGTCCACAAGAGGCAATGCTTGCTATGGCCGAGGTACACGAAGGTATAGCAGGCGCCCACCAGGCGGGCCCCAGAATGAGGTGGCTTatccataaatacggcttttattggccgaaaatggaacaagactgcATAAGATATGCCAAAGGTTGCGAAGCTTGTCAAAAATTCGGCCCAATACAACACGTCCCGGCCGAAGACCTGCACTCCATCATCAAGCCATGGCCATTAAGAGGATGGGCGGTCGACCTGATAGGGAAAGTATACCCCGGCTCGTCTGATGGTCATACTTTTGTGATTATCGCCACTTGCTACTTCACCAAGTGGGTCGAAGCTAAACCTTTGAAGTCGCCAACACAAGAAGCGGTGATCAAGTTCTTAAAAGAATACATCGTCCACCGACACGGCCTGCCCGAGTCCATAACCACagatcaagggacgatgttTACAGGAAGCGACATCAGTTGGTGGGCCTCCCAAATGGGGATAAAAATGTTGCATTCAACGCCGTACTACGCCCAGGCCAACGGACAAGCCGAAGCCACGAACAAAGCTATCAAGCTCATAGTtcaaaagatgattgaagaaaacccaagacAATGGCATGTGTTTTTATCAGAAGCTGTGTGGGCGAATAGGACCAGTCAGAAGTCGGCTACCGGGACTTCGCCTTTCAGACTGGTTTATGGCTACGATGCGATGTTTCCAATGGAGCTGACCGTCACGTCTACTCGCCGCAGATACCAGAGCGAATTGTCCAAAGAAGATTACTTTGACAAGATGGTGATAGGTTCTCTTGACCTTGACGACGAACGTTTGACGGCGTTAGATCACTTAGAAGCTCAGAAAAGAAGGGTCGAAAGAGCTTACAACAAACGAGTAAAACGAAAAACTTTTTCGGTGGGCGATATAGTATGGAAAGCAGTCTTGCCTATCGGCCATAAAGACACTCGGCTTGGTAAATGGAGCTcgaactgggaaggcccctttatTGTGGTCAACAAGTTAACAGGCGGAGCATACTTGTTGGCAGATATTGATGGGGAAGAGCACGACAGAGCGATCAACGGTCAGTTCCTGAAAAAATACGTTCCTAGCTGTTGGGAGGGCGTGGACCGTCGGTTATTTGGAGCCGACGAAGAGTAG